The following DNA comes from Methanosarcina vacuolata Z-761.
GGCCAAACAAAGGCCCCAAATCCAGAAAATCCGGAGCGCATAATTACTGAAAATGTGAAAAATAAAAGGCAGAAAAAGCTCAGAAGGAAGAAAGAGCTAGCTCAAAAAAGAGGTTTAAAATGTTAAAATGAATTGAAGCGAACCTCCAGCCCTAACATAAATTCCGGTGTACCTGAATAACTTACTTTTTGTTTGCCGGAATTAAACAAGCTTAAACGAAATATCATTAAATTTTTTTGTTTTGTATCTATTTTTAGTACTATTATAACTATTCAGCCCAGGAAAAACAACATCATTAACCTGATTTAACAGAATTCAAGGGGTAAATTTCAGAAAATATATTTTATTTGATTATTGGCTATTGATTGCGTTTTTTCAATCCTCAAGAGTTAGAATTCAGACATACCGATTTCATCAAAATCAATATCGATCAATAAATTCCGGAAGGCTGAATAGTAATCAATTTTATAAGGATTGATGGCCAGTGAAAACAGCGATTGTTTTAAAGCTTCAAGTTCCATTTTCTACCCCAAAATATGATGAGAGAAAATGGAACAATTATTATATTTTTCAGTGGTTGAAAATCCATTAAATTTGAAGAGAATGCCTGATTTGATAGTATGGTTTCTACTATTTTTGGCTTCATTTCCTTTCTTTGAGGGACTCAAGAGCTTTTTTGACTATAGTGCGGTAGTAACCGGTATCAGTCGAATAGTGTTCTTTTGCAAGTTTTGAGTTTTGATCCTCCTCTACCTCAATTGCCCTTATCCTTTCAAGAGTCTGTTTTGCAGTATCAAGCACCCAGAGATCCCGGGTAAGTTCATCTACCTGCTGGATAGATTCTGGACGGATAGAAGTAAGGACATTCCCATCATCTGTAGTATAGGTACTGGTTTTGCCCACAACTGCTACAAAAGCTGGCAGTTCACACTCGGCAAGAAATTGAGCTGCTTCGGGCTGATACTGTCCGGCATAGACCAGGAAAGAACCTGTCGGGTCCGAAACTCTTCCCCTCCAGTACTCAGAATCAGTGCCGATATCTTCTTTTTCGATAAGTGTGCCAACAAGGAAGATACGGTTTACTTTAGCTCCCGTGGGCGTCAGGACATACTGTGGAGCATACTGATCAGTTTCATCCCTTGAAGTCAGATTCGAATCCTTCAGTTCCTGGGCAAAAACCCTGCGGGCAGCTTCTCTGAAAAAACCTGGCATTTACTGCACCTCCATCCTGGCAAGTGTTTCATTAAGCGACAGCATTTCATCAAGCATCTCTCTATCCAGAGAAGTTTTTGGTGTAATGGAATCCACAAGGATATAACGATCAAGCTTGTGTCCGGTTACAGTATAGTACCTGCCTACCAGCTCATGTTTTAGATTATCCAGCACTACTCCGGGGTCGAGAGCGTCAGCGGCCATTGCAATTGCAGTATTAAGAGAAAGCCCTGCAAGCTCCTCGGTAAGTTCTCTGTTAATCAGGATGTCCTGAGTGGAAGTTCCGGAATCCAGAACCGCTTTTATCCTCAGGTCGTATTCACCTTTTACTTTTCCGTGCTCGGGACAGGCACCCTTAACCAGAGCCCTTTTACATTCGGGACAACGTTTTATGAGGCCTGAACCGGTCTGGATGTCCACCATTGCTCCGAAGTATGTGGAAGTTAAGGACCCGACTTTGATATCTTCATCAAGTTCTTCTATGGAACTTGACCGGTTAAGCTGAATCTGGATCTTACCTCCCCATTCGTTGACAACTACATTTTTCAATATGTAGCTTTTGCCCTCTTCCATGTCAGGAAGCTCGGAACTGGCCCAATTAGTAAATTTGATAACCCCTGTGGGGTCTCCTATAAGCCCTGCCTGTTCAATCGATTCATGAGAGTTTTCCCAAAGTTGAACCACTTTTCCTTTAACTGTAGCCCACTGGCCTCCGGCAAGGTCAGAGATGTTCCTGAGTTCAGACTCCCTTGCAGCCGGGATGAAGTCCCCGCCTCCAACTCCAATAGCCTCATCCAGTTTTTCGATAGAAGTATTCCTATTAAGCTGTACCTGGAACCTGCCATTGTACTCTCCTACGACAACGCTCCTGAATAAATAACTCTCACCCTGTTCAAGCCCAGGCAGTTCGGCATTTTTCCATTCGGTAAACTTTATAATTCCTGTTTCATCTCCCAGGAGCCCTACCTGAGAGATTGAGTCGTGAGTGTTTTCCCAGAGCTGGACAACTCTTGCCTTAATATTTGCCCATTGCCCATTTTCAGAAATATCTATTATCTTGGTAAGCTGCGGCTCAGCCTGCCTGGTATAAAATTCATTTTTAGGAATAGAGTATTTCTTCAAAAAGTAATTGGTCACACTACGCTGGGCTTCGTTTGAAGGAACTTTAAATTTAGTAATCAGTTCATCAAGTCTGCTTTCGATATCCTCTACAGGTACGTCGATGCCAAGCTTTAAAAATCGATCTCGAATAGATTCAGCTATCTGTTTCATTCTTCCTACCTCAAGCCTCTTGTTTATCTTTATTTATAGAGAGGCGTTTTAATCTACAACGCCACAGCATATAAAGTTAAGGAAAGCGGAGTGAAAGTATTTGCATCAAGGTCATAATTGGTATCTGGTGAAATTCTTCTTAAAGACTGATAAACCATGAAATTAACCCCTGCAACTCAATTCCATGCAGTGGAAATACTATTATTTTGAAACTGTTTTTAAATTCCCTATGCATAATACCTGCTTCCTGCTTGAGTTCAATTTTGAAATTACTTCAATGATTCATTCAAATTTTTTTAAGAGATTATGTGTGTACTATACTTAAACTTATTTACCCAGAGATTTTGCAGCATTATTACAAAGAGCCTACTAGTCTTTTATTAAGAATTAAAAACATGCCAATTTTTGTAAATTTCTATTTCAGTAGGCCCTCTTCGGACGCTTATAAGCTTTTACAAGTTATTTTCTGTTTTTGGAGCTGAGTCCCGTAAAGGTCAGCTCCATTAATATAATCCCCGTTAATATATTTCATTTAATCATAATGCTTCCAGAGTAGATTAAGGATTTGCTTCGGACATCCACTATTTTTATAAATATGCGGTCCCCCTGACTAAAGGTAAACTTGTTGCGAGTCTCTTCATCATCATATTTAAGATCAAAAGTGACTGAATCCCCTACTTTGAAGGCCCCAATCTCCGTGAAATTGAGGTTGCGTTGTTCGTCTCCTTTCTGAATAATAACTTTTGTCTCATTATTAAATTTAAAATTAATTGTATCTCCCCCAAGGTGCTCGATTACGAACTTGAGGGCAGTTCCACCTTGGGTTTCGTTTGAGTTTTCATCTTGGCTTTCATTTTGGCCTTCATTTTGGCCTTCATCCGGGGGTTCACTAAAGTCCGCTTTATGGGATTCAATTGCAGACTTTGAGGCATCTTCTCCGTTTACTGAAACCAAAATGACAAGATCCTGAAAATCAGCACCGGAGCTGTCCAAGTCTGTATTGCCCAGCTCAAAAATATATATAGCCTCATTTTCCTTGAGCTTGATACTACCGTTTTCAATGTACCCTTTTACAAAATCTTCAATCGAGTCCTGACCTTGAAATCCGGGGATATCAGGAACAGGGTCTCCGTTCTTAAGGACCTTCACATTTAATGGCAGAGTCGAAGTATTAACTGTAAGGATTTGTTTTGGTTTATATTCCCAGAAATATTCCCAGAAATATTCCCAGGAGCAAGCTTCGACCATTACAGGCGTATCCGCATTATAGGAAATTGGAGACTCCCAGAAGCGAGGATTTTTTCCATCGTTGATATTCCCTTCCGATACATTCGTGTAATCTCCCCAGGGATCATAAGTATAGTTCCCTAACTTAAGGCGGCAAGTAACCGGAGACTGGCCCCAGTTCCTGCTAAAAGCACAACCAAGCACAGTTGCATTGACTGTGAAGTTTTCCTTCGGTACTACCGTATTGTTGTTTATCACACTGAAATTCACGGTAAAACTCGCTTGAATACTGTGACTTGAAGATACATTATTGAAGGTATAGGTGGAAACCGGTCCAGCGGAATTTCCGTCCACCAGCACATCAAGAACTTTATGGTTTTCGTCATGTATCATACTGAAGATCTTATTGCCGCCAGCAGTCACAGAGATACTTCCCTCAGGAGAAATATTACCTCCAGACCCCGAAGAAGCCTCAATTAAATAGCCGGCTGGAGTCGTTTCATCCTGCGTTGGTGTCTCTGCGTTCTGCGTTGACGTCGTCTCATTTTGCGTAAAATTATGAGCTTCGATCAAGAGATTTGCCCTGGGTGCACTTTCCGGGATATTGGGATACACCAGTAATGCAGCAAGTAGGATGGTCACCACAACCATTAATATTTGCCCGTATACTTCTGAGACTGCCTGGCATTTCTCGCCAGGAGTCCTTGACTTTTTACCCTCCACGATAAAAATCACCTTAAAAAGATTTATTTCCTGACTATTTAGACTGCCACTCTTTGATATTAATTTAACTGTTTGAGAAAACTATTAATTTTAGGTGTTATAATGATCGATTACTCAAGGCTAAAAAGAGAAATTTTATTTATTTTGGGTTATAGAAGTCTTTTTAGTCAGCCGGTATGTTAACATTCAGGAACATGGGACTTATGACCGATCACGCTTTAGAGAAAGAGTATGAACGCAGGTTTTCAGGGTTAATCGAAAAAGTGACCCTCAAAACTGATTTTCCAGAAACTGAATAACTAGTTAATATTTTTTACTTTCTGACTTTATATAAATTCTAAAGTATTCCGAAGGAATTTAAGGATTGGAGTAATATTTTCAGCATGTTGTCACAACTATATATCAAATGTGTGGCAGTTAATGAAACGTTCAATAGAAAAAGTTCCTTAAGAATTGTCCGGGTTTTCAAAGGTTAGGAAGCATAAAACATAAAAAGTAGGAAAGACATACAGGATTTTATGAAATAAATAAGTTTCGAGACTGTTAAAAAGATAAAATTGCCTGTAAAAGCTAGAAAATGGGATGGAATTCTTATTAGAATTACTGGATTCATGTTATGGAGTTGTTTATCTTGTAGGAAGAACTTATTTCTCAATTACGTAGGATTACTTTTTTATTGTTAGCTGTACCTTATTCAGATATAAAACTCTAAATATATTTACAGATAGTTTATTCGTATAAAACTTTTGAAGGTAACGTATAAATTCTAAAAAAGGTTCTTAAAATTATGAAAGCTATTATCCTTGCAGCAGGAGAAGGGCTGCGCTGCAGGCCTCTTACTCTAACTCGTTCAAAAGTAATGCTTCCTATAGCCAACAGACCTATTTTAGAGCATGTAATAGGTTCGCTTGAAAAAAATGGAATAACTGACATTATATTGATTGTTGGATATAAAAAAGAACGCATAATGGACTATTTCGAAGACGGGCTAAACTTCGGAGTGAAAATAAAGTACGTTGAACAGAAAGCTCAGCTTGGGACTGCACATGCAATTGAGCAGGCAAAAAAATGGATTGACCCCGAGGACTCTGTATTTCTCGTGCTCAATGGAGACAACCTGGTGGAACCGAAAACTATAGCGGATCTTCTAAATAATTATGAAGGGGATGCAAGCCTTCTAACTGTTCAGATGGAAGAGACTGCAGGCTATGGTGTGGTTCTGAAAGAAAAAAAGAGAGTCACAAGAATTCTGGAAAAAAGGCCTGGAGACCTGAGCCGTATTGTAAATACAGGAATTTATATTTTTACGCCGAAGGTCTTTGAAACCATCGAAAAAACCCCGATATCCGAAAACGGGGAGTATGCAATAACCGATACCCTTCAGCTTATGATTGACGAAGGAAAAATCATTACTTCCGTCCCTACCGAATCAAAATGGCTTGATGCTGTCCATGCTTGGGACTTATTAAAAGCTAATGCCATCGTCTTAAATTCAGCCAGGGAACCGAAGCTTGAAGGGGAAATTGAAGAGGGAGTTTTCCTCAGTGGAAAGGTGGCAGTAGGAAAGAATACCAGGATTCGCTCAGGAACTTACATTGTAGGCCCTGCAGTCATAGGGGAAAATTGTGATATAGGTCCCAATGTAGTTATTCTTCCCTCCACAACAATAGGAGACAATGTATCGATCAGGTCATTTACCGAAATACAGAACAGCATAATAATGAATGACTGCAGGATATACTCTCATGGGCAGATCTCTAATTCCATAATAGGAAGCAACAATACAATTGGCTCAGGTTTCTTTGTTGAAGAAAAAGAAGGTCTATCGATCATTATGAACGGAAATATTCATCGAGCTCCCAAACTCGGCACCATCTTCGGAGACGACAACCGGATTGGGAATAGCGTACTTGTAAAGGCCGGAGTAACAATAGCTGTTGACTGCCAGGTGGAATCTGGAAACACCATATACAGGGATCTGTCCCGTCATTCGGTTGTTCTTTAACCCTATAAAGGTGGAAAAATGTGTGGAATTGTAGGATATGCAGGGGAAAACTCTGCTGCATCTGTCATCATAGAATCTCTCAAAAAACTTGAGTATCGTGGATATGATTCTGCTGGGATTTCAATTCTGGGCAGCGGAATCGATACTTACAAGTCAGTGGGCAAAATCGTAAACCTTGAAGCCACAATCCCAGAAGGAATAAGTGGCAACATCGGAATAGGGCACACCCGCTGGGCAACCCACGGAAGACCCAGCACAATAAACGCTCATCCGCATACCTCTGGAAACCCATGTAAGATCTCAGTTGTGCATAACGGAATAATAGAGAACTACATGGCATTGAAAGAACAGCTTACTGCAGAAGGATATGAATTCAAATCGGAAACTGATACCGAAGTGATCGCACACCTCCTGCATAAGCACATATACGGTAAGCCAGATGGAAGAGAAGCAAAATGCGAACTTCTTACAGGACTGCGGGAAGCGCTAAAAGAGATCGAAGGTTCTTATGCTCTTGCAGTTCTCTGTGCTGACGAACAGGGAAAACTTGTGCTTGCCCGGAAAGACAGCCCACTTGTTATAGGACTCGGCAAGGGAGAGAACTTTGCCGCATCGGACGTAACTGCTTTTTTGAATTATACAAGGGATGTAATTTTTGTAAATGACTTTGAAACCGCAGTTCTAACTCCTAACAGCGTAGAGATCTTTGACAGAGACGGAAAAGTCCGCGAAAAGAAGATAGAAAAGATCGAGTGGGACTTTGAAGCTGCCGAAAAAGCCGGTTACGAACACTTTATGCTCAAGGAAATTCACGAGCAGGTGAGTGCGATTCACAATACACTTGCAGGCAAGGTCTCGGAACTTGAAGGAAAGATAGATCTCAAAGAACTTAATATGACCGATGAAGAGATAAGGAAACTTTCAAGGGTCCAGATTCTGGCATGTGGGACTTCCTGGCACGCAGGGCTGCTTGGGAAATACCTTTTTGAGCAGCTTGCAGGAATTCATTGCGATATAGACATCTGCTCGGAGTACAGGTACAGAAGCCCGGTTATAAGTGATGGAACCCTTGCCATTGCAATCACCCAATCCGGGGAGACTGCAGATACCCTCGCAGCTGTTAGGGAAATAATGTCTTACAACTGCCCTACACTTGCTATTACAAACGTTGTAGGAAGCACTATTACAAGAGAAGCTAACAGTGTGCTCTATACCAGAGCAGGACCTGAGATTGGAGTTGCCGCGACCAAAACCTTCAGTACCCAGCTTACACTTCTTTATCTGCTTGCTGTCAAGTTCGCCCTCTCAAGAGGTAAGCTAAGTCCTGATTATGTTAAAGGATTCATTACGGGTCTAAGAAAAATACCAGGTCAGATTCAGCAGATTCTCAACCAGAAAGAAGCAGTAAAGGAATGTGCAGAGAATTTTGCTCATTCAGATAACTACTTCTTCCTCGGCAGGAACCTTAACTATCCGATTGCCCTAGAAGGAGCTCTCAAATTAAAAGAAATTTCATATCTGCATGCTGAGGGTTTTGCCGCAGGCGAACTTAAACATGGACCGATTGCGCTGCTTGAGAAAGGGACGCCTGTAGTTACTATTGCAACAAAAGGGCAGACTTACGATAAGGTGCTGAGCAATATAAAGGAAGTAAAAGCCAGGGATGCGACGGTTATCGCAGTGGCCGATAATAAAGACACCGAGATCGGAAAATATGCGGATGTTGTTCTTACAATACCTCCGAGTAGCGAATTGCTTTCTCCGTTGCTCAGCGTTGTAGTCCTCCAGCTGCTTGCTTATTATACTGCTCTTGCTCGTGGGTGCTCGATTGACAAACCACGCAATCTTGCAAAAAGTGTCACAGTTGAATAATTAAATGCCCGAAAATTTAAAAATTAAAAAACAAGATAATTTAGAGAAAAAAACTTTAGAAAATTTCGGAATGGGATATATGAAACTCTTCGGATCTTCAGGAATAAGAGGGATAGCAAACAAAGAAATTACGCCCGAACTTGCACTTAATGTAGGGCTTGTACTTGGAAGCCGAAAAAAAACTGCAGTTATCGGGAGGGACCCCAGAGTTTCGGCCCCTATGATCGAGCATGCCCTGATTGCGGGAATGACTGCAACAGGGTGTGCTGTCACAGAAATAGGCCTTGTATCTACCCCAACCCTGGCATATGCATCCAGAGAATACGAATGTGGTGTAATGGTTACAGCCTCCCACAACCCCTCAGAGTATGTAGGGATCAAGCTCTGGAACCCTGATGGCATGGCCTTTGACTCGGCGCAGCAGGAAGAGATCGAAAAAGCGATTGAAGATGCGGACTTTTCCCTGGTTCCCTGGAACCTGATAGGCAAGTTCGAAGAAGACGGAAATGCTATCCGGGCCCATATGAATATGATCAAAAAGCTTGTAGGAAGTTCCAGCCTGAAAGTTGTACTGGACTGCGGATGCGGAGCGGGAGGAACAATTACACCCTATCTCCTCCAGGAGCTTGGTTGTGGGGTAATAACCCTGAACGCCCAGCCTGACGGCCACTTCCCTGCGAGAAACCCTGAGCCAAACGACGAAAACCTTTCCATGCTCAAAAAAGCCGTTGTGGATTTCGGAGCCGATCTTGGAATTGCACATGACGGTGATGCGGACAGGATGATGGCAGTGGACGAGAAAGGCAATTTTGTTTCAGGAGATGAAATGCTTGCAATTTTTGGGCTGTATGAGTGCAGCGGTAAGAAAGGAACAGTCGTCGTGCCTGTGGACACATCAATGATGGTTGGGGATTCTCTTAAGGGTTCGGAGATTGTGAGGACAAGAGTCGGGGACGTTTACGTCGCAGAGGGCATAAAAAAGTGTGGTGCTATCTATGGAGGCGAGCCATCAGGAAGCTGGATTTTCCCGAAGATTTCCTACTGTCCGGATGGGATTTATGCAGCCGCAAAACTTGTTGAGATTGTCAAGGAAAAGAAGTTAAGCAAGCTTCGAGAAGAGCTTCCCAGGTACGCCACAAAAAGAGGAGCCCTTCCCTGTGCAAATGACAAAAAAGCAGAGTTTATGGAAAAAGTTAAGGCTAAACTCGAGCCCATGGGAAAAGTCCTTGATATCGACGGTATTCGCGTGGAAATGGACAATGGCTGGGTACTTATCCGCCCCTCGGGAACAGAAGCAAAAGTTAGAATCACAGCTGAAGCCCGGGAAAATGTTGATGAGATTTTCGAGATGGCTGAAAAGCTAGCAAAGGAGGCACTTAAATGAAAGCGGTTGTCCTTGTGGCAGGCAAAGGCACAAGGATGGAACCTCTAACTTCCGGCTGTCCTAAAGTTATGCTCCAGGTTGCAAATAAGCCAATCCTCGAACATATACTCAATTCAGCCATAGAAGCAGGCATTGAAGGCTTTGTCTTCATTACTGGTTATCTCGAAGAGCAGATCAAAGAGTATTTCGGGGACGGAAGCAAATGGGGAGTAAGCATAGAGTATGTACAGCAGAAGGAGCAGTTAGGGACTGCAAATGCAATAGGCTGTGCAAAAGGCTATGTTGATGGAGCTTTCCTTGTACTTAACGGAGACATGCTCATAGGAAAGGAGGACTTAAAAGCCCTGGTCTCAAGGACAGAGGAAGCTGTCATCTGCGTAAAAGAAGTGGAGAACCCGTCGGATTTTGGAGTGCTTGAAACTGAGAATAATAGAGTTGTCAGGATAATAGAAAAACCTAAAAATCCTCCTACTAACCTTGCAAATGCCGGAATATATCTCTTCAGGGAATCTGTTTTTGACTTTATTGACAGAACCCAGGCTTCAGTGAGAAATGAATTTGAGATTACGGACTCCATCCAGATGTTGATCGATAGTGGAGCAGCCGTGGGTTACAGCCCTCTCGGAGACAGATGGATAGATATAGGGTATCCCTGGGACCTCCTGAAAGCAAATGAGTACCTCCTGAAAGACCTTAAGAGCAGCTTTGAAGGTACCGTGGAACCGAATGCTACGATAAAGGGAGAGGTTGTAATCGGAAAAGGCACTCTTATCAGGAACGGTTCTTATATCGAAGGCCCGGTGATAATAGGAGAGAACTGCGATATCGGCCCTAATTGTTTTATCCGTCCTTCTACTGCAATCGGGAACCATGTCAGGGTGGGAAATGCTGTAGAGATAAAAAATACGATTATCATGAAAGATACTCATGTGGGACACCTGAGTTATGTTGGAGACAGCATTATCGGGCACCGCTGCAACTTTGGAGCTGGTACGAAGGTTGCAAACCTCCGCCATGATGGAAAAAACATAAAATTAATGGTAAAAAGCAGGATTCTTGACTCGGGCAGGAGAAAACTCGGAGTGATTATGGGAGATGACGTGCATACCGGTATCAATACAAGTATAAATATCGGCACGATAATGGAAAAAGGAAGATATACATATCCTGGAGAGATTGTCAAACATTAACCTTTGATACTAAGGAATGATAAAAATATAACTTCAAATTCTCGGCTCTTCGTCATTCCCTGTGGATAAGATGATTTTCAATTCGAAACCGAACTGGTTTTTATGAAGACATTATGAGTATAGCCACACAAAACAACGAAGAGCCAAATTTTCATTTTGGGAATTGATCTATAGAGGCTGTCTTAAAATTCAAATCATTTACATTCGTCATCAGTTAAGATACGCTCTGTTAAAAACGTGTTACTATTATCCTGTTTTTCTGTAAACCTGTAACGTAAATCAAGATGCGTAGATAAATGTAGTAGTATATCGATTCTCAAATATATACATAATAAGAAAATAAATACAGCTTATGACGCAAATATTATTTTAAAGTCACATGGAATTTTGTAACACGGAAAACGCAGCCTGTCGCATAGTGATTCTATCTGGATATTACAACTACGGAAAGCACGGAAAGCACGGAAGAAACACGCCTTTACTACTGATTTGCGTGTCTTCCGTGCTTTCAGTGGTTTTTAAAAAATTCATTTTTGACATACTTTGGAATCGATGCAGTAGTCATGTTATGGTTAACTGATCCCTTAACCGAAGACGCATGAAATCATTTTACAATTGGATGATAGGCAACGTTCCGTTTAAATTCATATTACGCACTCGATGTATAAAATCAAATACAATAAACATCATGGTTTAAATTTTCGTTTTGGACATTAGCAGTTTGACACTCCGTTTATCAATTCAAATGCATAAGTCCTATCCCAATTATAGAACCAAATTTAATTTTACGACGCTCTCTCTGAGAATAGACAAAACTTTCCAGCTTTATTCTAACAGATTTTTTAAATTTATCTTTAAAAAATCTTTCCCGGCCTGTCTTCGTTTATGGCTCTGACCCTTCTGAGCAATACAGGATGGGTTGAAAACAGATTGGTAGTCCAGACCCAGAAACCTTCAGGACTTATTGTGGCTTCAAGGTATTCCTCATAATCAACAACTTTGTAGAGGTGTTCGCCTGCTGAAAGAACTATGAGTCCTTTTTCGCCTGAAGGGACAAGCCGAATTGCAATTCTGTCCGAGGTATATTCCCTTGCCCGGCTCAGGGCAGTCCATAAAAAGTCCTTGAGGACAGGCACAAAAGCAATTGGAAAGATAGAAAGATTGTAGAGCAGGGTCACATGGCCTGCCTTTATGTGGGCCAGCTCATGAGCAACGATAAACTCAAGTGAATCAAAATCTCCTTCTCTATATGCGACCTCAACTATATCCGCGTAAAAAACCACATAATTTTTTCGGAAGTACAGCCGGGTAGCAAACGCATTTAACAGTCCGCCTTCCTGGATTAAAAAAGCATCCGGAACTTCTTTAAAGTTCAGTTCATGAGAAAGGCGTTTTATGATTTCATAGAGTTCAGGAAACTGCTTTTCTGAAAGCTTGATCGCATTTGACA
Coding sequences within:
- a CDS encoding M48 family metallopeptidase, yielding MLDSEVRNLRHPAEIPLFVICLLISIFIYVTLMTVPLLYPEELGPEYILVVPAAIAFLSFVSGQTYGGMMSNAIKLSEKQFPELYEIIKRLSHELNFKEVPDAFLIQEGGLLNAFATRLYFRKNYVVFYADIVEVAYREGDFDSLEFIVAHELAHIKAGHVTLLYNLSIFPIAFVPVLKDFLWTALSRAREYTSDRIAIRLVPSGEKGLIVLSAGEHLYKVVDYEEYLEATISPEGFWVWTTNLFSTHPVLLRRVRAINEDRPGKIF